The following nucleotide sequence is from Bradyrhizobium roseum.
CCCGCAACGGTCATCCGCACCATACGCTCGATCCCGCCACCGACAAGGACGCCGCCGATCTCGTCGCGCGCTACGTCACCACCCGCGCCGACCTGCCACTGGTGGTCTGTCCCGACGGCCAGGTGCTGCGCAACCCGACGGAGGCGGCGATCGCCTACGCGATCGGCATGATCGGCGACCACGACCATGAGAAACTCTATGACGTCGCGGTGGTCGGCAGCGGGCCGGCCGGACTCGCCACCGCCGTCTATGCGGCTTCCGAAGGACTGTCGGTCGCCGTGTTCGATTCGCGCGCGTTCGGCGGCCAGGCCGGCGCCAGCGCGCGGATCGAAAACTATCTCGGTTTCCCGACCGGCATTTCCGGCCAGGCGCTCACCGCCCGCGCGTTCAACCAGGCGCAAAAGTTCGGCGCCAACATGCTGATCCCGGTCTCGATCCAGTCGCTCGATTGCAGCCGCGCCGACGGCGCCTTTTATCTCGCGACCGACTGCGGCAAGAACATGCGGGCCAAATCCGTCGTGGTCGCGAGCGGCGCGCGCTACCGCCGGCCTGAGATCGAAAACCTCGCGACCTTCGAAGGCCGCGGCGTCTGGTACTGGGCTTCGCCGATCGAGGCCAAACTGTGCAGCGGGCAGGATGTCGTGCTGGTCGGCGCCGGCAATTCGGCGGGGCAGGCCGCGGTGTTTCTCTCCGCGCATGCCCGCAAGGTCTACATGATCATTCGCGGCGGCGGGCTCGGGGCCAGCATGTCGCGCTATCTGATCGACCGCATCGAGGCGGCCGACAATATCGAATTGATCTTCAACGCCGAAGTGGTCGGCCTCGAAAGCGACGATTCCGGTGCATTGTCGCGCATCCGCTGGCGTAGCCGCCTCGCGCCTGACGATGTGCAGACGCTGGATATCAGCAACCTGTTCCTGTTCGTCGGCGCCGATCCCGCCACCGACTGGCTCGACGGCTGCGGCGTCATGGTCGATCGCGGCGGCTTTGTCGTCACCGGCGCGCAATGCAAGCCGAAGGACGGACAGTTGGCATCGCCGCTGGAAACCTCGGTGCCCGGCGTGTTCGCGGTCGGCGACGTGCGTTCCGGCTCGGTCAAGCGCGTCGGCGGCGCGATTGGCGAGGGCGCGCAGGTGGTGGCGGCGTTGCACGGCTATCTGGCCGATTCCATGAAGCCGGCGCTGTAGTTCAATGATGCAGCTGAGGCGATCTATCCCCGTCACCCTTACGGTCCGTCGCCTTTGTAGCCCGCATGAGCACTTGCGATATGCGGGACCGGCGTGCGCGGCATCCCGCATGTCGCAAACGCTCATGCGGGCTACAATTCCGAACCCGTGCTCCAACCAAGAATGAGGAAATCTCACATGCCATCCATACCGAAGACGCTACGGGCCATTGCTTGTGTCACCTGGATGGCATTGTCGATCTCGTTGATCTCCTCAAGCGCTTCTTTCGCGCAGGCGCCGCAAAGCAAATTCGCCGAAGTCAACGGCGTCAAGCTGCATTATCTCGTGGCGGGTAAAGGCGATCCCGTCGTGCTGCTGCACGGCTTTGCCCAGACCAGCCACATGTGGCGGCCGCTGATCGCAAAGCTTTCCGCCAAACACACCGTGATCGCCCCCGATCTGCGCGGCTTCGGCCAATCGTCCACGCCCGACGGCGGCTACACCAAGAAAGCGATGGCGCAGGACATCCACGCTTTGGTGAAAAGCCTGAAATACGACCGCATCCGGCTGGTCGGCCACGACATCGGACTGATGGTCGCCTACGCCTATGCGGCACAATATCCTGATGAAGTCGACCGCATCGTGCTGATGGAGGCGTTTTTGCCCGGCGTCGGCGAATGGAATAACGTCTTCCTGCTGCGCGATCTCTGGCACTTCCACTTCTTCGGCAAGACGCCGCTGGCGCTGGTCACCGGCCGCGAGCGCACCTATCTCGAACATTTCTGGAACGATTTCGCCGCCGACGCCCAAAAATCTGTGCCCGAGGCTGACCGAAAATTCTACGCCAAGGAGTATGCGCGGCCGGGCCACATGAAGGCGGGCATGGAAGTCTTCCGCGCCTTCCCGCAGGACGCCAGCGAGTTTGCCGAACTTGCGAAGACCAAATTGCCGATGCCGATGCTGGTGTTGTCCGGCGAGAAGGCCGGCGGTACGTTCCTGATCGAGCAAGGCAAGATGGTCGCAACCAATGTCGAGGGCGTGCTGGTTCCAGGCCGCGGACACTGGCTGATGGAAGAGGCGCCCGATCAGGTGATCCCGAAGCTGGTCGAATTTCTCGATCGCTAACGCGACAAACGCTTTGCTGGCCGGTGCCTTCAATCCAATCGGTTCTCGTGCCGATGTTTGTGACAGCCGTGCAAATATTTCGTGCATCATACGACTTTCGTTGATGCGTCATTCTTTCGCGCACATGCCTGCATTGCCTGACCTGTGCGGGATGCGTGTGGAAATTCTCCGCGCTGCGTCGTAACCTTCGGAACAATTCCAGCGAGGGGGCGCTCCGATGATCTTGGGTATGAGTATGGCGACGTTTGTTCAGGTGCACGTCGTCATCAGTTTGATTGCCATTGTCGCGGGCCTGATCGTGATGTTCGGAATGCTCAGTTCGAAATCGCAGCCCGGGCTCACCGCGATCTTCCTGCTGTTCACCATCCTGACCAGCGCCACCGGCTTTCCGATTCCGCCGCTTCTGACCGAAAAGCTGCTGCCGTCGCACATCATCGGCATTCTGTCGCTGGTGCTGCTGGCGATCGCCTGTCTCGCGCTCTACGGCATGAAACTCGCCGGACCGTGGCGCTGGATTTATGTGCTGACCGCGCTGATCTCGCTGTACCTCAACACGTTCGTGCTGGTCATCCAGAGCTTCCTCAAGATTCCGGCATTGTCGGCGCTGGCGCCTGGCGCCCCGCCCTCAGGGCCGGTGTTCGCGGTGGTGCAGGGCATCGTGCTGGTGTTTTTCGTCGTCATGATCATCGGCGCCTTGCGGCGCTTCCGCCCGGTCTAGAGATGGCTCAAGGCGTAACCGCGTAACAGAAGGAGCATTCCCATGCCCACTATCACTACCAAAGACGGCGTCGAGATTTTCTACAAGGATTGGGGCAAGGGCCAGCCGATCGTGTTCAGCCATGGCTGGCCGCTGTCGGCCGACGACTGGGACACGCAGATGCTGTTTTTCGTCAACAACGGCTTTCGCGTCATCGCCCATGACCGCCGCGGCCACGGTCGCTCCAGCCAGGTCGCCGACGGCCACGACATGGATCACTACGCCGATGATCTCGCGGCGCTGACCGCGCATCTCGACCTGAAGAATGCCGTTCACGTCGGCCACTCCACCGGCGGCGGCGAGGTGGTGCACTACATCGCGCGCCACGGCGAAAGCCGGGTGGCGAAGGCCGCGATCCTCAGCGCCGTGCCGCCGCTGATGGTGAAGACGGATGCCAATCCCGGCGGCCTGCCCAAGGAGGTCTTCGATGGGCTGCAGGCGCAGGTAGCGGCCAGTCGCACGCAATTCTATCGCGACCTCGCGGCCGGGCCGTTCTATGGCTACAACCGGCCGGGCGCCAAACCGTCGGAAGCGGTGATCGAGAACTGGTGGCGCCAGGGCATGATGGGCGGCGCCAAAGCGCATTACGACGGCATCGTCGCGTTCTCGCAGACCGACTTCACCGAGGACCTCAAGAAGATCACCGTGCCGGTTCTCGTCATGCATGGCGACGACGACCAGATCGTGCCCTATGCCGACTCCGCGCCGCTGTCGGCAAAACTGCTGAAGAACGGCACGCTGAAGACCTACCCGGGCTTTCCGCATGGCATGCCGACCACGCATGCCGAGACCATCAACGCCGACCTGCTGGCGTTCATCAAGGGATGATCGGGGCTTTGGCATGAAGGCCATCCTGTTCGGCGCCACCGGCATGGTCGGGCAGGGCGTTCTGCGCGAATGCCTGCTCGATCCCGGTGTCGCCGAAGTCTTGTCGGTCGGGCGCAGCCCGAGCGGGGTGCAGCACGCCAAGCTCAAGGAAGTGCTGCACGACGATTTTACGGATTTCTCGAAGATCGAATCGCAGCTGGCGGGATATGACGCCTGCTTCTTCTGTCTCGGTGTCTCTTCGATCGGCATGGACCCGGAGCGCTACCGGCACCTGACCTACGATGTCACCATGGCGGCGGCGAACACGCTGGTGCGGCTCAACCCCGGCATGGTGTTCACCTATGTCACCGGCAAGGGCACCGATCAAACCGAAAAGAGCCCGCTCGGATGGGCGCGGGTCAAGGGCAAGACCGAGGCCGACCTGCTCAAACTGCCGTTCAAGGCGGCCTACATGTTCCGGCCCTCCGGCATCCAGCCGCTGCACGGCGTGCGGTCGAAGACCGGCTGGGTCAACGCGGTCTACGCGCTGACCGCGCCGCTGCTGTCCTGGATGGTGCGCGCCGTGCCGAGCCAGATGACGACCAGCGAGCAACTCGGCCGCGCCATGATCAAGGTGGCGCGCGAGGGGTATCCGAAGCCGACACTCGAGAGCGAAGATATCAATCGCGTCTAACCCGTCGTCACCACACTCTCGGCCGTCATTCCGGGGCAGCCCGTAGGGCTGAACCCGGAATCCAACTCACGGCCGAGTAGGTGGCGCGTTGGATTCCGGGTTCGCGCTTCGCGCGCCCCGGAATGACGACTGTGGGTTTGGCGCCCATCCCATCAAATCGCCGCAAATGTCGCCGCTTCTGCTGTGCGCCAATTTGTGCATCACAGAGGGATGGCATGGACCGCATTCGTATCGTCGGCGGCCGTCCGCTCAACGGCACCATTGCCATCTCGGGCGCGAAGAACGCCGCCCTGCCGCTGATGATCGCGGCCCTGCTGACCGAGGAAACGCTGATCCTCGACAACGTGCCGCGGCTTGCCGACGTCGCGCAACTGCAGCGCATCCTCGGCAACCACGGCGTCGACATCGCCGCGATGGGCAAGCGCTCCGGCGACCGTGCCTATCAGGGCCAGACCCTGCACATCTCGGCGGCCGACATCATCGACACCACGGCGCCCTACGAACTGGTCTCGCGGATGCGCGCCTCGTTCTGGGTGATCGCGCCGCTGCTGGCGCGGATGCATCAAGCCAAAGTCTCGCTGCCGGGCGGCTGCGCCATCGGCACGCGGCCGGTCGATCTCTTGATCATGGCGCTGGAAAAGCTCGGCGCTGAACTCACCATCGACGGCGGCTATGTGGTGGCGAAGGCGCCCGGCGGCCTGCGTGGCGCTCAGATCGATTTTCCGAAGGTAACGGTGAGCGGCACCCACGTCGCACTGATGGCGGCAACGCTGGCGAAGGGCACGACAATCATCACCAACGCCGCCTGCGAGCCCGAGATTTACGACGTCGCCCATTGCCTGAAAAAGATGGGCGCGCGCATCGCCGGCGCCGGCACGCCGCGCATCGTGGTCGAGGGCGTCGAAAAACTGCACGGCGCGCAGCATACCGTGCTGCCGGATCGAATCGAGACCGGCACCTATGCGATGGCGGTCGCGATGACCGGCGGCGACGTCCTGTTGTCCGGCGCGCGCCCTGAATTGCTGCAGTCGGCGCTCGACGTGCTGAGCGAGGCCGGCGCCGTCATCACCGTCAACCGTGACGGTATAAGGGTGGCCCGGAACGGCGCCGGGATCCGGCCGGTGACGGTATCGACCGCGCCCTACCCGGGCTTTCCGACCGACCTGCAGGCGCAACTGATGGCCCTGATGGCCTGCGCCGGCGGTTCCTCGCAGATCACCGAGACGATTTTCGAGAACCGCTTCATGCATGTGCAGGAACTGGCGCGGTTCGGCGCGCGGATATCGCTGGACGGCGAGACCGCGACCATCGACGGCACCGCACGATTGCGCGGCGCGCCTGTCATGGCGACGGACCTGCGGGCCTCGGTGTCGCTTGTGATTGCGGGGCTTGCCGCCGAGGGCGAAACCATGGTCAACCGTATCTATCATCTGGACCGCGGCTTCGAACGGCTCGAGGACAAGCTCTCCGGCGTCGGCGCGTCGATCCAGCGCATCAGTGATTAGGAATCATTTCAGGACGATCGAGGATGTCGGAGGACCCGCTCAAACTCATTGCGCTCGATGCCGACGATCTCGCCGTCATTTCGGCCCATGTGCAGGATGCCCGCGTCCAGGCCTCCGACATCGTCTGGCGGCAGGACGAAAAGCGGCTGGTGGTCGGCATCGACCGGCTGGACTGGGAGCAGACGCTGTCCGGCGGAACCGAGCCGCGCCGCTCGATTGCCGCGCTCCGGTTCGACCGCGTGCTGGCCTGCAAGTCGCGCAACATCGATCTGGACCAGCCCGAGGCGGTGCTGGAACTGATCGGGATCGAATTCCATCCGGGCGAAGCCCCCGGCGGCAGCGCGCTCTTGCTGTTCACCCACGACAAGGCGCTGCGGCTGGACGTCGAATGCCTGGAATGCGAGCTGACCGACCTCGGCACCGACGACCTCGGCGCCAGCGACCTGGCCATCGCCCCGGAGGGGTGATTCCGGCGCCGTAGGGCGGGCTAAGCGAAGCGAGCCCACCACTGGCCCGGGCGGCTGAGGATGGTGGGCACGGCGCAAACGCGCCTTTGCCCACCCTGCCGCCGCTGTTTCCGCGGCCGCAAGGGTTGACGGCCCTTGGCCGCCGCGCCATTGAGCAGGGGCTTCGACGTCTCCCGAGAAAGCCGCCATGCCCGTCCGCCTGGATACCAGCCGCGCCGATTTCGGCCCGCAATTCAAGCAGTTCCTCGCCGCCAAGCGCGAGGTGTCGGCCGATGTCGAGCGCGCCACCCGCGCCATCGTCGACGACGTGGCCGCGCGCGGCGACGCCGCCCTGATCGAGGCGACCCGGAAATTCGACCGGCTGGAGGTCACGGCCGCCGGCCTGCGCGTCACCGCCGCCGAGGTCGAGGCTGCCGTCAAGGCCTGCGACGCCGCCACGCTGGACGCCCTGAAATTCGCCCGCGACCGGATCGAGCTGTTTCACAAGAAGCAATTGCCGAAGGACGAGCGCTTCACCGATGCGCTGGGCGTCGAACTCGGCTGGCGCTGGAGCGCGGTCGAGGCGGTCGGGCTCTACGTCCCCGGCGGCACCGCGGCGTATCCGTCCTCGGTGCTGATGAACGCGGTGCCGGCGAACGTGGCCGGCGTGCCGCGGGTCGTGATGGTGGTGCCGTCCCCGGACGGCAAGCTCAATCCGCTGGTGCTGGCCGCCGCGCAGCTCGGCGGCGTCTCCGAAATCTACCGCGTCGGCGGCGCGCAGGCGGTGGCGGCGCTGGCCTACGGCACGGCGACCATTGCGCCGGTGGCCAAGATCGTCGGACCTGGCAACGCCTATGTCGCCGCCGCCAAGCGGCAGGTGTTCGGCAAGGTCGGCATCGACATGATCGCCGGCCCCTCCGAAGTGCTCGTGATCGCCGACGACACCGGCAATGCCGGCTGGATCGCCGCAGACCTGCTGGCGCAGGCCGAGCACGATGCCAGCGCGCAGTCGATCCTGATCACGGACAGCGCGGCACTGGCCGACGACGTCGCGCGGGCGGTCGAGTCGCAATTGGCGACGCTGCCCCGGGCCGACATCGCCCGCGCCTCGTGGAACGAGTTTGGCGCCATCATCATGGTCAAGAAACTCGACGAGGCGG
It contains:
- a CDS encoding DUF2948 family protein — protein: MSEDPLKLIALDADDLAVISAHVQDARVQASDIVWRQDEKRLVVGIDRLDWEQTLSGGTEPRRSIAALRFDRVLACKSRNIDLDQPEAVLELIGIEFHPGEAPGGSALLLFTHDKALRLDVECLECELTDLGTDDLGASDLAIAPEG
- a CDS encoding alpha/beta fold hydrolase, whose protein sequence is MPSIPKTLRAIACVTWMALSISLISSSASFAQAPQSKFAEVNGVKLHYLVAGKGDPVVLLHGFAQTSHMWRPLIAKLSAKHTVIAPDLRGFGQSSTPDGGYTKKAMAQDIHALVKSLKYDRIRLVGHDIGLMVAYAYAAQYPDEVDRIVLMEAFLPGVGEWNNVFLLRDLWHFHFFGKTPLALVTGRERTYLEHFWNDFAADAQKSVPEADRKFYAKEYARPGHMKAGMEVFRAFPQDASEFAELAKTKLPMPMLVLSGEKAGGTFLIEQGKMVATNVEGVLVPGRGHWLMEEAPDQVIPKLVEFLDR
- a CDS encoding Rossmann-fold NAD(P)-binding domain-containing protein, with product MKAILFGATGMVGQGVLRECLLDPGVAEVLSVGRSPSGVQHAKLKEVLHDDFTDFSKIESQLAGYDACFFCLGVSSIGMDPERYRHLTYDVTMAAANTLVRLNPGMVFTYVTGKGTDQTEKSPLGWARVKGKTEADLLKLPFKAAYMFRPSGIQPLHGVRSKTGWVNAVYALTAPLLSWMVRAVPSQMTTSEQLGRAMIKVAREGYPKPTLESEDINRV
- the murA gene encoding UDP-N-acetylglucosamine 1-carboxyvinyltransferase, translating into MDRIRIVGGRPLNGTIAISGAKNAALPLMIAALLTEETLILDNVPRLADVAQLQRILGNHGVDIAAMGKRSGDRAYQGQTLHISAADIIDTTAPYELVSRMRASFWVIAPLLARMHQAKVSLPGGCAIGTRPVDLLIMALEKLGAELTIDGGYVVAKAPGGLRGAQIDFPKVTVSGTHVALMAATLAKGTTIITNAACEPEIYDVAHCLKKMGARIAGAGTPRIVVEGVEKLHGAQHTVLPDRIETGTYAMAVAMTGGDVLLSGARPELLQSALDVLSEAGAVITVNRDGIRVARNGAGIRPVTVSTAPYPGFPTDLQAQLMALMACAGGSSQITETIFENRFMHVQELARFGARISLDGETATIDGTARLRGAPVMATDLRASVSLVIAGLAAEGETMVNRIYHLDRGFERLEDKLSGVGASIQRISD
- a CDS encoding FAD-dependent oxidoreductase; amino-acid sequence: MSSDITADPAIGAASVVFPRHEQTFPSLTDSEIERMRRFGELRSYRHGEALFETGKIGPGMFVVLSGTVSITQRDGLGHVTPVIDQGAGQFLAEIGQLSGRVALVDGHAEGDVETLLIPPEQLRALLVAEAELGERIMRALILRRVNLIQGGTGGVVLIGPTSLGDMARLQNFLARNGHPHHTLDPATDKDAADLVARYVTTRADLPLVVCPDGQVLRNPTEAAIAYAIGMIGDHDHEKLYDVAVVGSGPAGLATAVYAASEGLSVAVFDSRAFGGQAGASARIENYLGFPTGISGQALTARAFNQAQKFGANMLIPVSIQSLDCSRADGAFYLATDCGKNMRAKSVVVASGARYRRPEIENLATFEGRGVWYWASPIEAKLCSGQDVVLVGAGNSAGQAAVFLSAHARKVYMIIRGGGLGASMSRYLIDRIEAADNIELIFNAEVVGLESDDSGALSRIRWRSRLAPDDVQTLDISNLFLFVGADPATDWLDGCGVMVDRGGFVVTGAQCKPKDGQLASPLETSVPGVFAVGDVRSGSVKRVGGAIGEGAQVVAALHGYLADSMKPAL
- a CDS encoding alpha/beta fold hydrolase, giving the protein MPTITTKDGVEIFYKDWGKGQPIVFSHGWPLSADDWDTQMLFFVNNGFRVIAHDRRGHGRSSQVADGHDMDHYADDLAALTAHLDLKNAVHVGHSTGGGEVVHYIARHGESRVAKAAILSAVPPLMVKTDANPGGLPKEVFDGLQAQVAASRTQFYRDLAAGPFYGYNRPGAKPSEAVIENWWRQGMMGGAKAHYDGIVAFSQTDFTEDLKKITVPVLVMHGDDDQIVPYADSAPLSAKLLKNGTLKTYPGFPHGMPTTHAETINADLLAFIKG
- the hisD gene encoding histidinol dehydrogenase; amino-acid sequence: MPVRLDTSRADFGPQFKQFLAAKREVSADVERATRAIVDDVAARGDAALIEATRKFDRLEVTAAGLRVTAAEVEAAVKACDAATLDALKFARDRIELFHKKQLPKDERFTDALGVELGWRWSAVEAVGLYVPGGTAAYPSSVLMNAVPANVAGVPRVVMVVPSPDGKLNPLVLAAAQLGGVSEIYRVGGAQAVAALAYGTATIAPVAKIVGPGNAYVAAAKRQVFGKVGIDMIAGPSEVLVIADDTGNAGWIAADLLAQAEHDASAQSILITDSAALADDVARAVESQLATLPRADIARASWNEFGAIIMVKKLDEAVELANAIAAEHLEIMTADAEGLSAKVRNAGAIFLGPHTPEAIGDYVGGSNHVLPTARSARFSSGLGVLDFMKRTSILKCGPDQLRALGPAAMTLGKAEGLDAHSRSVGLRLNLP